One part of the Vicia villosa cultivar HV-30 ecotype Madison, WI linkage group LG6, Vvil1.0, whole genome shotgun sequence genome encodes these proteins:
- the LOC131612910 gene encoding GDSL esterase/lipase At1g29670-like produces MACKTKTCLGFHLFLLVACYMQHFVGGSSPKVRCLFIFGDSFSDSGNNNYIPTTAKANYSPYGIDFPRGPTGRDNNGKTEIDIIGERLGLKKFIPPFANILGSNILQGVNYASASAGIRNETGKRTAGTNIAYGQQIENHKTIVAQIAAKLGGVKNAKKYLKKCLYYIYIGTNDYALNYFQSNLYPTSRMYNPKEYAKVLIDQYSAYGKVLYNLGARKFVAVGLGKIGCTPMVLANSSVNGPCVEELNDIEAIFSHKLRSLVDKINTKYPDSKTIFRNTTAIILDGSRGFTVLNASCCPMKKSNGFCIPDSTPCPNRSEYVYFDGIHPTEAANKYTASLSYDSTNNPKITYPMDIKHLAHLRIKIRKNYICVPK; encoded by the exons ATGGCATGCAAGACAAAAACATGTTTaggttttcatctttttcttttggttGCATGTTACATGCAACATTTTGTCGGTGGAAGTTCACCTAAAGTGCGATGCCTTTTTATTTTTGGAGACTCCTTCTCTGATAGTGGAAATAATAACTATATCCCAACAACTGCAAAAGCTAATTACAGTCCATATGGCATCGACTTTCCCAGAGGCCCAACTGGAAGAGATAACAATGGAAAAACAGAAATTGACATAATTG GTGAACGACTTGGATTGAAGAAATTCATCCCACCATTTGCAAATATTTTGGGCTCAAATATACTTCAAGGTGTTAATTATGCATCTGCTTCGGCTGGAATTCGTAATGAAACGGGAAAGCGAACAGCA GGTACTAATATAGCCTATGGACAACAAATTGAAAATCACAAAACTATTGTTGCTCAAATTGCTGCAAAGCTTGGAGGTGttaaaaatgccaaaaaataTCTTAAAAAGTGTTTGTATTATATTTATATAGGCACCAACGATTACgcattaaattattttcaatccAATCTCTATCCAACAAGTAGGATGTATAACCCCAAGGAGTATGCCAAAGTTCTTATTGACCAGTATTCTGCTTATGGAAAG GTTTTGTATAATCTTGGGGCAAGAAAATTTGTGGCAGTTGGGCTTGGAAAAATAGGTTGTACTCCAATGGTCCTAGCTAATAGTAGCGTGAATGGACCATGCGTTGAAGAGCTAAATGACATTGAAGCAATATTTAGTCACAAGCTTAGATCTCTAGTAGATAAAATCAATACTAAATATCCTGATTCCAAAACTATATTTAGAAATACTACCGCTATCATATTAGACGGTTCACGTG GTTTTACCGTTTTGAATGCATCTTGTTGTCCAATGAAAAAATCTAATGGATTTTGTATTCCTGACTCAACACCATGCCCGAATAGAAGTGAATACGTTTATTTTGATGGAATTCATCCTACAGAAGCGGCTAATAAATACACTGCATCACTTTCTTACGACAGTACTAATAATCCAAAGATAACTTATCCAATGGATATTAAACACCTTGCTCATCTCCGTATAAAAATTAGGAAAAATTACATATGTGTTCCTAAATAA